The following DNA comes from Methanomassiliicoccales archaeon LGM-DZ1.
TGTTCTCCCTGGCCGGCCTCAGGCTCGGCATTGTGATGTCGAACGAGGAGAACATCCGCTGCATCAACAACTGGCGCCCGCATTACACCGTGAACGCGGTCACCCTGGCCTTCGGCGAGGCCGTGGTGGACAACATCGACAGGCTCCTGAAGGAGGAATCAGAGAAGTTCGCTAGAGGAATGGAGTACATAACCGGATGGCTGGACTCCCGCGGCTATTACTACGTCCCCAGCAGCGGGTGCTTCCTCTGCATCCGCCCCAAGCACAGGGATGCGGTATACATCACCGAGGAGCTGAAGAAGCGCAACATCCTCATCCTCTGCGGCGGCAACAACATCGACGGGCTCCTCCGCCTGACCGTCTGGGACGAGAAGTACATGAGGATGTTCGCCGACGCCATGGCCGCGATAGACCGGGAGCGATCCCCATGAGGACGGTCGCTGTCATCCTGGCCGGAGGGGTCGGGAAGAGGCTGGGCGCATCATGCCCCAAGCAGTTCCTGGAGATCCGCGGGAAGCCGGTCATCGTCCACACGGTCGAGAACTTCCAGAGGAACCCTTCGGTGGATGCGGTGGTCATCGTATGCGTCCCCGACTGGATAGATCATATGGCCGGGCTCGCCAAAGAATACGGCCTCACCAAGGTGGAGGCCATCGTTCCCGGGGGCGAGACCTCGCACGATTCCACCCGCAACGGCATATTCCATCTGCGCAGCGAGCTCGGGAAAGGCGACATCGTCATAATCCACGATGCGGCGCGCCCCATCCTCCCGCAGGCGGCCATCGACGAGATGCTGAGGGTCGCCAAGGAGAAAGGCAACGCCTCTCTGGCCATCCCCTGCTACGAGACCGTGATATACACGGACGACCAGGTCTCCGGCGACAAGGAACTGGACAGGAACCGCCTGATGCGCGTGCAGACCCCCCAGGCCTATGAGTATTCCGATCTTCTGTCACTGTACGACCGCGCCGAGGCTGAGGATAAGCATGACTTCATCTACGCGGACCTGGTGGAGATCTACTACGGCAGGCGCGTGTACTTCTCCAGGGGATTCGCCAACAACATCAAGATAACCAAGCAGGAGGACATCCCCCTCTGCGAATCGCTGATGTCCTTCTCCGAGGACCAGCTCTTCAACCTGTGATACCGTGGACGGCCCTAAGCCCTGGGAGATGAAGCGCCCCGCCTGCGAGAAGGCAGTAGACGAATACGCGCGCGACGGCATGACCGTCGGCCTCGGAACAGGGAACTCGGCCAATTACGCCGTGATGCGCCTGGCCGAGATGGCCCGCGAAGGGGCGGACTTCGTCTGCGTCGCCTCCTCTGTGAAGACGGCGGAGCTGGCCAAAAGCCTCGGCCTGAATATAGCGGATATCTCCTCCGTCAGCAGGATCGATGTGACATTCGACGGCGCCGACGAGGTGGACCCTGACCTCAATCTCATGAAGGGGCTGGGCGGGGCTCTGCTCAGGGAGAAGATAATAGCCGCTTCGACAGCGCGCGAGGTCATCATCGCCGACGACATCAAGCTCGTGGGCAGGCTGGGCGAGAAGGCCCCCGTTCCGGTGGAGGTCTGCACCTTCGGCAGCGCCCGCACCGCGGAACTGCTCCGGAAGCTCGGGTGCGAGCCCGTGCTCAGGATGCATGACGGGAGCCCGTTCGTCACCGACGGCGGCAACCTGATCTACGACTGCCGCTTCGGCCCGATCGGCAGCCCCTCCGAGCTGGAGGCCGACATCGACCGCATCCCGGGCGTCATCGAATGCGGGATCTTCCCGGGCATGGCCGATTCCGTCTTCATCTACCATGGGGACAGCGATACCTTCGAGGAGCTCCGCCGCCCTCAGATCTGATGCCGGCAGGCGTATATCTGGTAAGCATCGCCGACGGTCACGTAGACGCACAGAGTTCCCGAGGCCCCGTTCTTGTCCAGCGTCCCGGAACCGCTCCCGTGCGTAGTGCCCGATTGAGAATCCAGGAGGACGCTGCACCAGCACAGGCCGGCAGAGGCGGCGGATGCAATGTCCTCCGCCTGGAAAAGCGAGACGCCGCCTGCGGCGATGCATATCTGCCCGGAGCCTTCCTTCACGAAGGTCAGGGTCCCCAGGCTGCCGGACATGTAGCCTGCCGTGAGGGATTCCATCCCTGTCCCGGACATGTCAGGGGCGTTCTGCAGGAGGTCGCCCTTCAGCTGCAGCTCCTTCCTGAACGGCCCTTCCGTATCCGCCGGAATGTCATCGGCGAGGTACTCCGCCGTCCCTGTGAAGAAGGCCCTCCCGCCGGCATATTCGTACCCGTCGCGGGTCATCACGTAATCGCCGGGGGCCGGCCCCACCCAATAGACGGTCCCGCCTGCCTCCATCCATTCCAGGGCCGTCCCGCCGGATGTCCCGTCATAAACGGTCATCGGGAACGCCCCGTAGACCATCACCAGGCCCTTGCCGGCGGCGGTCCCCTCCGAGATATCGGACGACAGCGCCTCGGCGAGGCCATCCATGTCCACGTATTCCGTATCGTCAATCCCGCAGATGCCCAGGGAGGTCCTGGTCTGTTCCAGATAGAACCCTGGCTCGTCCATGCGCGAGAGGAAGAAATCATTGCCGTCGCTGTACTGGGACGTGCGCCCTTCCTCCAGGAACAGATACACAGAGGTCACCGGGACGTAATCTCCGCAGGAGATCAGGGATGCCGCATACTCATGCGAACCGTTCACGGTCACGGAGTACTCAGCATATTCGCCTGCATCCGATGCCGAGGATCCGTACCCGTAGTCATCGGGAAGGTAGGCGTACGCCTCGCCGATGAAGATCACCGCGCAGACCGCGATGACGATGGCGGCCTCGGCCGCCCTCTTCCTGCTGAGATGCATGCTGATGTTCATCCCGGTATCCTCCCCAACGGGGCGCGCAGGCGCTCGATCAGCATGCCGGAACGGGTCCCGCGCCGCCCGAGAATATCGTACGCCGCCAGGACGATGAACAGCCACACGGCAACGGACCACATAAGTGCCAGCACTCCTTCGATCATATGCACAGGCAGGTCCTCGGCGAAGGACACCGACAGGGACGTGAAGGTATCGTAATCGATCAGCCCGTAATAGGCGCATGACAGGCACAGCAGGGTGAACCCTGCATGGACGAACGCCTCGGCGAACGAGAACAGACCCAGGCCCCAATAGGATGCGGAATATCCGCGGCAGTCGGGGGCCATCTCCATG
Coding sequences within:
- a CDS encoding IspD/TarI family cytidylyltransferase, which codes for MRTVAVILAGGVGKRLGASCPKQFLEIRGKPVIVHTVENFQRNPSVDAVVIVCVPDWIDHMAGLAKEYGLTKVEAIVPGGETSHDSTRNGIFHLRSELGKGDIVIIHDAARPILPQAAIDEMLRVAKEKGNASLAIPCYETVIYTDDQVSGDKELDRNRLMRVQTPQAYEYSDLLSLYDRAEAEDKHDFIYADLVEIYYGRRVYFSRGFANNIKITKQEDIPLCESLMSFSEDQLFNL
- the rpiA gene encoding ribose-5-phosphate isomerase RpiA; the encoded protein is MDGPKPWEMKRPACEKAVDEYARDGMTVGLGTGNSANYAVMRLAEMAREGADFVCVASSVKTAELAKSLGLNIADISSVSRIDVTFDGADEVDPDLNLMKGLGGALLREKIIAASTAREVIIADDIKLVGRLGEKAPVPVEVCTFGSARTAELLRKLGCEPVLRMHDGSPFVTDGGNLIYDCRFGPIGSPSELEADIDRIPGVIECGIFPGMADSVFIYHGDSDTFEELRRPQI